From the Saccharomyces paradoxus chromosome V, complete sequence genome, the window TCTATCCCTTTCATATTGTTCGGCCAAGAAATTCGAACTTTGAGAGGAATTGGAAGCTCTTGACACGTTTCTCTTATGTGAATAATTTCCACCAGAAACGGGTGGTGCAGTAGAGGGCACTGCACCCTGACTGACATTTCTAGAATGGTGTGCACTGCTACCTGATATTGTTCTCTTGTGGAAAAACGATGTGTTTTCATCGTGTGATGTCTCACGACTATGAGACTTCCTTTTGAAAGGAGACTTCGAGGACCTCATGATACGGAATAAATTGTAGCCTTGTTGCCTATTTGGAGATATTTGGCACCGGCTCAGTTTCTATACcctcttttcttcacaGGCCATGTTACTATTGTTGTTATGAGTGTTCACCAAGTTGATGTCTGTTAATTAATACCGGGTTACATGGTCCCACAAGCATGGTTCTCAAAAAGCaacgaaaaattttctgacTTGGCAGGCTGAGATTCAGGCCGATAAGCAACTACCTTTCAGCTCTTAGTGTACAATATCTCCTCTAAGGAATCCAGGTTTTATTACTATCATCATAATGTCTCTAGACTTTAACACTTTGGCTCAAAACTTCACCCAATTTTACTATAATCAATTTGATACCGATAGAAGTCAATTGGGTAACTTGTATAGAAATGAATCTATGCTAACATTCGAAACTAGCCAATTGCAAGGTGCAAAGGACATTGTTGAGAAGTTGGTTTCTTTGCCATTTCAAAAGGTGCAACATCGTATCACTACTTTGGACGCCCAACCTGCTTCCCCAAACGGCGATGTCTTAGTCATGATCACTGGTGATCTGTTGATTGACGAAGAGCAAAATCCACAGCGTTTCTCTCAAGTCTTCCATTTGATTCCTGATGGAAATTCTTACTATGTGTTTAACGATATCTTCCGTTTGAATTACTCTGCTTAAGGGGTTTTTGAAGTCACTACAGaaatatgtattttttttttcgaataTTGTTTAGCATAAATAAAGATGCCTAGCTAACGATGTATAAGGTGGTagcgaaaaagaaaatatatgtaCACAAACATAGCGTTCTTTAAATGTATTTCTTTAGTACTGATCTTCGATCATTTTGAGCCTGCTTGGCGGGAACGCCATTCTTAATATCTTCAGAGACAAGTAAATCCACTTCAATTGACTTTTCAATATAAGTAATTAATTTCGAAATGTCTACCTCCTGAACTGGAATGCGCACTATTCCATTATTGTCACCTGCGATATAATCACCAGGATATATAGTTTGGGTGACGCCGTCACTTGTTAGGATGTTCAACTGTACGTTGGTGCCCACGGCCTTAACCACAGCCTTCGGAGCGCAAGATCCAACACCGTAAGCAAAAACGGGGTGATTCAAGGACCGGTGTTCATCCACATCTCTTATCCGTCCAAACACTACTGTCCCATtagatttcaaaaattgcgCTCTCGTACTCATCAGCCCTCCGTACATCGCCTGCGTAATCGTAACAAATGGGTGGAATTGACTTTGCAGATGAGGTTCCAGTGCGAGGACAAGTACTGAGTTAGGAGGTACAGAATCTATATAGTTCACAGCAGGTCTTGGATCATCAATAGGAGCAAACAGTACTGTGTATGCAGCGCCTACTATAGAGCTATTTGATGGTAGAGAAATTGTTGTTAGATTAGGGAAGTAGCCTCCCGTTGGGATATTATAGACATTTAACAAACCGTCAGAAATATCGCAAGTCGAAAATGTTTCTAACGTCTGTAAATTTGACATTGTGAATGGCGCTTTCTCTCAATGCTGTTGGTTTCTCACAAAGTCAGTATAGCTTATGGAAAGACATTCAGTCAAAGTTTTTTCGCGGCAAATACGCtgattacttttttttatccttcTTATTGCAAGGGTTCCAATACTTCCAGTAGTCATGTATAATGGAAATTAGTATAGGAGTAGATGTTGACTCAAATCCGAACCTTGATGATGCGGAGTTAATCATTACCGTAAAAATGGCTTAACTTTGACAGTTTCACCTCCTTGATTGTTTGGGAAGTTGATAGCACCCTCCAACTGCAGTGGGCAGTACATTGGGTTATCTACTGCCCTTATCATTGATTGTTTTGGTCTCAATGAACGAAACTGTGTACATATGTATTGTTTGTGCTCGTACCCTGTTTATATTCGTATTGTTTATATTTCCCTAGGATAATAATTCGCAGGGCAAGATTTCGAAACAAAATGTAAACTTGTTTGGAAACAGCTTTCATTACACAGTGCCTAGTAAAAAAATCCgttaaaaatattaaaacaAAAGTGTTATCATCGAGAGTGAACCTTTCCCAAGCACATAATAATTACTATAAAGTacttaaataaaaaatgacaatTATGGAGCCATGACAACGGTACCCTATGCGGCTAAATTATTAGTCCGCGCAGAAAAGGTGCCATCCAGTCTACTAGGCTGCATGGAGTTCAATTCAAAACTCGGGATACGTACCAagaaaatcttttcttcttatttACAAGGGCGAGTAGCTTTCACTTTGTGCCTTTATCATATGTCAAAAAATTGGCGTACGAAAAGTGTCAAGAGTTTCTCTCATTCTTTGCATTGGTGGTTGTATAGGCACCTTTCTCGCGCATgtgtttatatatatgcaaaTACTCCCGCTAacttttattcttcttgTAACAACTACTGCTTCTACTCTTACTCAAGATCGTTCCTGCTATTACTACCTTTGTTTGCGTCAAAAGATAGGAAATACAACCTGCAAATATAGGCACTTGTATTGTTTATGATTTATGTTCTATCTCGGCATACTCCCCTCTCTCCATTGTTATTCGAGAGAAGGTTACAAATATCTGCTgcaagaacaaaaatagCAACTGCCTGTCTCCTAAGGTTCTCAGTTCACAATaaaaatagttttttttacacAGCAACGGTTTTTGAATGCTATGGAACGGTCACCATCAGCTAACACGCTCAACACTTTGCTCCATTCCTCATAAAGGGTGTAAACAGAACGATAAACCATTGCCAAAAATAGTAAGGCCCAGCCAAGAACCTGCAGCACAAAAATGAACCGTTTCGGTCTAACTTGGATAAACTGCATTGTTCCCAACGAATGACAGAATCCATCGTCAGATCTAATAAggttcattttttttcagggGAAATCTCTATACGACGGCTGTAAACGGAAGTTTTCCGAGCGCGCTTTGAAGCAGAATAGGGAAGACCCCAGACCCGCGTTGGTGCCTGTTCCGTTTTGGTACCTGTTTCCGTGCCCGTGCCTGGCCAGATCCATCTTTCCTCGCGCCTTTATTCTCAGCGCCATATTTTAGGTTTTTACAGCATCGTTTAAGGAACCCAACAATACAATAGCAAAAGGAATGTACTTTCTCGTTCCATAAAGGGTCTCTCTCACCTATACGGTTGGTACAGATTTCCAGTGTATGCCAGTCAGCCACGGCATTACGTCGTTTGCTTCTATTTTCTTAGTTTTGAACTGCGTTTGTATGCAACTGTCCCTTGACAgggaaaaaagatgaagcAAAATGACAGAGAAAGAAATCTTCTGTATAAAAGGTCGCCTAAATTGTGTTATTAGCTCGATATcagctttcttttctcctctgaaaaacaaaaaaaccaagaaAATTCCAGACTTTTTCATTCGCTTTCAACAAGTACTACAATAATTAAAAATGGCTTACACTAAGATCGCTTTATTCGCTGCTATCGCTGCTTTGGCTTCCGCTCAAACCCAAGATCAGATCAATGAATTGAACGTTATTTTGAACGATGTTAAATCTAACATACAACAATACATTAGCTTGGCTACCGACCCAAACTCTGGTTTCTCTTTGAGCAATATGCCAGCTGGTGTTTTGGACATCGGTATGGCTTTGGCTTCCGCCACTGATGACTCCTACACCTCTATGTACTCTGAAGTTGACTTTGCCGGTGTCAGCAAGATGTTGACTCAAGTCCCATGGTACTCATCCAGATTGGAACCAGCTTTGAAGTCTTTGGAGGGTGCTTCCTCTGCTGCTCCAAGCTCTTCTGAAGCTAAGACTTCCTCTGCTGCTCCAAGCTCTTCTGAAGCTAAGACTTCTTCTGCTGCACCAAGCTCCTCTGAAGCCAAGACTTCTTCTGCTGCACCAAGCTCCTCTGAAGCCAAGACTTCTTCTGCTGCACCAAGCTCCTCTGAAGCCAAGACTTCTTCTGCTGCGCCAAGCTCTTCTGAAGCTAAGACTTCTTCAGTCAATTCTGGTTCAGCCAAGACTGCTTCTGCTACTCCAGAATCTTCAGCCGCTGCTTCTTCCGCTAAGGCCTCTGCCATCTCTCAAATTACTGATGGTCAAATCCAAGCCACCAAGACTGTTTCTCAACAAACTGAAAATGGTGCTGCTAAGGCCTTTGTTGGTATGGGTGCTGGTGTTGTCGCAGCTGCCGCTATGTTGTTATAAGTTATTGGGTTTTCATAATAACTACGTAAAAAATAACCATAGTCATAcccttttttattaactTTCGGTCCTTTCTTCTACTTTACAATTAATGTAAATACGTTTCGGTTCTTTAATTGCATATATAACAAaattactttttctttttttatatcaTGCTGTCTCATTTGCACAGTTCTTTCTGAGCCATATTTACAATGTCCCAACAGTAATTTTGACAAGTATTTATCGACTACTAATAAGCtctattaatattattaacTGTGTTGCAAGAATACTATCATATGCggtattgaaaaattaggTATATTATGAAACTATTGAGGAAGATTCAAACAGTCACCGAATCAATGAAGACTGAAATGtaaggattgataatgagAAATAGGTGAATATtgagataattgttgggattgCATTGTTGATAAAGGCTATAGtt encodes:
- the NTF2 gene encoding Ran GTPase-binding protein NTF2 (Nuclear envelope protein~similar to YER009W) codes for the protein MSLDFNTLAQNFTQFYYNQFDTDRSQLGNLYRNESMLTFETSQLQGAKDIVEKLVSLPFQKVQHRITTLDAQPASPNGDVLVMITGDLLIDEEQNPQRFSQVFHLIPDGNSYYVFNDIFRLNYSA
- a CDS encoding bifunctional 4-hydroxy-4-methyl-2-oxoglutarate aldolase/oxaloacetate decarboxylase (Bifunctional HMG aldolase/oxaloacetate decarboxylase~similar to YER010C) produces the protein MSNLQTLETFSTCDISDGLLNVYNIPTGGYFPNLTTISLPSNSSIVGAAYTVLFAPIDDPRPAVNYIDSVPPNSVLVLALEPHLQSQFHPFVTITQAMYGGLMSTRAQFLKSNGTVVFGRIRDVDEHRSLNHPVFAYGVGSCAPKAVVKAVGTNVQLNILTSDGVTQTIYPGDYIAGDNNGIVRIPVQEVDISKLITYIEKSIEVDLLVSEDIKNGVPAKQAQNDRRSVLKKYI
- the TIR1 gene encoding GPI-anchored mannoprotein (Cell wall mannoprotein~similar to YER011W), whose translation is MAYTKIALFAAIAALASAQTQDQINELNVILNDVKSNIQQYISLATDPNSGFSLSNMPAGVLDIGMALASATDDSYTSMYSEVDFAGVSKMLTQVPWYSSRLEPALKSLEGASSAAPSSSEAKTSSAAPSSSEAKTSSAAPSSSEAKTSSAAPSSSEAKTSSAAPSSSEAKTSSAAPSSSEAKTSSVNSGSAKTASATPESSAAASSAKASAISQITDGQIQATKTVSQQTENGAAKAFVGMGAGVVAAAAMLL